One genomic segment of Pandoraea sputorum includes these proteins:
- a CDS encoding SpoVR family protein, which translates to MAYISTGSEWTFELIQRYEHEIARIAAGFKLDTYPNQIEIITAEQMLDAYATVGLPIGYHHWSYGKHFLSSERGYKRGQMGLAYEIVINSNPCIAYLMEENSMTMQALTIAHASYGHNSFFKGNYLFRTWTSADAIVDYLLFARNYITECEQRYGEQSVELLLDSCHALMNYGVDRYKRPKRLSLAQEQARQKERENYLQLQINDLWRTLPNHALHDDDEDDGLDPTESDEPPFPGEPQENLLYFFEKNAPKLAPWQREIVRIVRKLAQYFYPQRQTKVMNEGWATFWHYTILQQLYKEKLVNDAFMMEFLHAHTNVVYQPSFDSPYYSGLNPYALGFAMFQDIRRMCEDPTDEDRQWAPDIAGSDWLTTLDFAMRNFKDESFIQQFLSPKVIRDLKLFSVLDDDRDSRLRVTAIHNDSGYREIREMLAQQYNLSQLEPNIQVAHVDLHGDRSLTLRHVQSERKPLDDSFEEVLKHVARLWGFTVRLETVFEDGRSEMTHETKVEKRRRYALSA; encoded by the coding sequence ATGGCGTATATATCCACAGGGTCGGAATGGACGTTCGAGCTGATTCAGCGATACGAGCATGAGATCGCGCGTATCGCCGCCGGCTTCAAGCTCGACACGTACCCGAATCAGATCGAGATCATCACCGCCGAGCAGATGCTCGACGCATATGCGACCGTCGGCTTGCCCATCGGCTATCACCACTGGTCGTACGGCAAGCACTTCCTGTCGTCCGAGCGTGGCTACAAGCGCGGGCAGATGGGGCTGGCGTACGAGATCGTCATCAACTCGAACCCTTGCATCGCGTATCTGATGGAGGAGAACAGCATGACCATGCAGGCGCTGACCATCGCGCATGCCAGCTACGGTCATAACTCGTTCTTCAAGGGCAATTATCTGTTTCGCACGTGGACCAGCGCCGACGCCATCGTCGATTACCTGCTGTTTGCGCGCAACTACATCACCGAGTGCGAACAGCGTTACGGCGAACAATCCGTGGAGTTGCTGCTCGACTCGTGCCACGCATTGATGAACTACGGCGTGGACCGGTACAAGCGGCCGAAACGTCTGTCGCTCGCGCAGGAGCAGGCGAGACAAAAGGAGCGCGAGAATTATCTGCAGCTGCAGATCAACGATCTGTGGCGCACGTTGCCCAATCACGCCCTGCATGACGACGATGAGGACGACGGCCTCGATCCCACCGAATCGGACGAGCCTCCCTTCCCGGGCGAACCGCAGGAAAACCTGCTGTATTTCTTCGAGAAGAACGCGCCGAAACTGGCGCCGTGGCAGCGCGAGATCGTGCGCATCGTACGCAAGCTCGCGCAGTACTTCTATCCGCAACGTCAGACCAAAGTCATGAACGAAGGCTGGGCGACGTTCTGGCACTACACGATCCTCCAGCAACTCTACAAGGAGAAGCTCGTCAACGACGCCTTCATGATGGAGTTCCTGCACGCGCATACGAACGTCGTCTATCAGCCGTCGTTCGACAGCCCGTACTACAGCGGTCTGAATCCGTACGCGCTGGGCTTCGCGATGTTCCAGGACATCCGTCGCATGTGCGAGGACCCGACCGACGAGGACCGCCAGTGGGCCCCGGATATCGCTGGCTCCGATTGGCTGACGACGCTCGACTTCGCCATGCGCAATTTCAAGGACGAGAGTTTCATTCAGCAGTTCCTCTCGCCCAAGGTGATTCGCGATCTGAAGTTGTTCTCCGTCCTTGACGACGATCGCGACAGCCGTTTGCGTGTGACGGCGATTCACAACGACTCGGGCTATCGCGAGATCCGCGAGATGCTGGCGCAGCAGTACAACCTCAGCCAGCTTGAGCCGAACATTCAGGTGGCGCACGTCGATCTGCATGGCGACCGTTCGCTGACGTTGCGGCACGTGCAAAGCGAACGCAAACCGCTCGACGACAGCTTCGAAGAAGTGCTCAAGCATGTGGCGCGTCTGTGGGGCTTTACCGTGCGGCTGGAGACGGTGTTCGAAGACGGCCGCAGCGAGATGACGCACGAGACGAAGGTCGAGAAGCGGCGTCGCTATGCGCTAAGCGCCTGA
- a CDS encoding YeaH/YhbH family protein, which yields MSAIIDRRQNGKNKSAINQQRFIKRYRDQIRRAVAKAVSGRKITDIDGSGQVSIPVKDISEPLFHHGPGGRREMVHPGNREFVVGDNFERPPSGAGGGGSRASDSGEGEDDFVFNLSREEFLKFFFEDMALPDLAKRRLAQIPEFRKVRAGYSIDGTPSNLNVIRTMRSSLGRRIALTAPYRKQLRELEAEYADIVSREGDTSPRALALAHEITHLRTRVEAIPYIEKLDLRYSNRVMQPRPQAQAVMFCLMDVSGSMDQSRKDLAKRFFMLLYLFLRHNYERIDLVLIRHHTTAKEVNEDDFFYARESGGTVVSSALKLMNEVIADRYSPSDWNIYGAQVSDGDNWDGDSPICRDILMQSIMPAVQYFAYVEVASAEPQNLWNEYLSVKQQHSNFAMQRIMEAAEIYPVLHDLFKKKAA from the coding sequence ATGTCAGCAATCATCGACAGACGGCAAAACGGCAAGAACAAAAGCGCCATCAATCAGCAGCGTTTCATCAAACGCTATCGCGACCAGATTCGTCGTGCGGTTGCGAAAGCGGTGTCTGGGCGCAAGATCACCGATATCGATGGCAGCGGACAAGTCTCGATCCCGGTCAAGGACATTTCGGAGCCGTTGTTTCACCACGGACCCGGCGGGCGGCGGGAGATGGTTCATCCCGGCAACCGCGAGTTCGTGGTGGGCGACAACTTCGAGCGTCCGCCATCGGGCGCAGGGGGCGGCGGCAGCCGCGCCAGCGACTCGGGGGAGGGCGAGGACGATTTCGTCTTCAACCTCTCCAGAGAGGAATTCCTGAAATTCTTCTTCGAGGACATGGCGTTGCCGGACCTCGCGAAACGTCGGCTTGCCCAGATTCCCGAGTTTCGCAAGGTACGTGCGGGCTATTCCATCGACGGTACGCCGTCGAACCTCAACGTCATTCGCACGATGCGCAGCTCGCTGGGCCGGCGCATCGCACTTACTGCACCCTATCGCAAGCAGCTCCGTGAGCTTGAAGCCGAGTACGCGGACATCGTCTCGCGCGAAGGGGATACATCGCCCAGAGCCCTGGCGCTCGCGCACGAAATCACGCATCTTCGTACGCGCGTCGAGGCGATTCCTTACATCGAGAAACTCGATCTGCGGTATTCGAACCGTGTCATGCAGCCGCGCCCGCAAGCGCAGGCCGTCATGTTCTGTCTGATGGACGTGTCCGGCTCGATGGACCAGAGCCGCAAGGACCTTGCCAAGCGCTTCTTCATGCTGCTGTATCTGTTCCTGCGGCATAACTACGAGCGCATCGATCTCGTGCTCATCCGTCACCACACCACGGCGAAGGAAGTGAACGAGGACGATTTCTTCTACGCGCGCGAGTCGGGCGGGACGGTGGTGTCCAGCGCACTGAAGCTGATGAACGAGGTCATCGCGGACCGGTATTCGCCGAGCGACTGGAACATCTACGGTGCGCAGGTCTCCGACGGGGACAACTGGGACGGCGACTCGCCGATCTGTCGCGACATCCTGATGCAGTCGATCATGCCGGCCGTCCAGTACTTCGCCTACGTGGAGGTGGCGAGCGCAGAGCCGCAGAACCTGTGGAACGAGTACCTGTCGGTCAAGCAGCAGCACTCGAACTTCGCGATGCAACGCATCATGGAGGCGGCCGAAATCTATCCGGTGCTGCACGACTTGTTCAAGAAGAAGGCGGCTTGA
- a CDS encoding PrkA family serine protein kinase: MDIFSHYTTRFEARREEEYSIQEYLEICKKDSTAYATAAERMLRAIGEPELIDTHHDPRLSRLFSNKIIKIYPAFRDFYGMEDTIEQIVSFFKHAAQGLEERKQILYLLGPPGGGKSSLAEKLKVLMEDVPIYCLKGSPVHESPLGLFSSEEDGKILEEDFGIPVRYLNTIPSPWATKRLNEFNGDITKFRVVKVRPSVLQQIAIAKTEPGDENNQDISSLVGKVDIRQLEEFPQDDPDAYSYSGGLCLANRGLLEFVEMFKAPIKVLHPLLTATQEGNYKGTEGFGAIPFDGIVLAHSNEAEWQSFKGNRNNEAFLDRIYIVKVPYCLRVTDEVKIYEKLVKNSSLANAPRAPNVLKMLAQFAVLTRLKEPENSNIFSKVRVYDGENLKDIDPKAKSYQEYRDYAGVDEGMTGMSTRFAFKVLSKVFNFDNTEVAANPVHMLYVLEQQIEREQYAGEVEKRYLAYIKEYLTAPFVEFIGKEIQTAYLESYSEYGQNIFDRYVNFADLWIQDQEYRDPNTGEILDRTALNDELEKVEKPAGITNPKDFRNEIVNFVLRARANNAGKNPLWTSYEKLRAVIEKRMFSTTEDLLPVISFNAKSSKEDQEKHANFVNRMVEKGYTPKQVRLLVEWYLRVRKSS, encoded by the coding sequence ATGGATATTTTTAGCCATTACACGACACGTTTCGAAGCACGCAGGGAAGAGGAATACAGCATCCAGGAATATCTGGAGATCTGTAAGAAGGACTCGACTGCGTATGCGACGGCAGCCGAGCGCATGTTGCGCGCCATCGGTGAGCCGGAGCTTATCGACACGCATCACGACCCGCGACTCTCGCGGCTGTTCTCCAACAAGATCATCAAGATCTATCCTGCCTTCCGTGACTTCTACGGCATGGAAGACACGATCGAGCAAATCGTCTCGTTCTTCAAACACGCGGCGCAGGGCCTCGAAGAGCGCAAACAGATTCTGTATTTGCTCGGACCCCCGGGCGGCGGCAAGTCGTCGCTGGCCGAGAAACTGAAGGTGTTGATGGAGGACGTTCCCATCTACTGCCTGAAGGGATCGCCGGTGCACGAGTCGCCTCTGGGTCTGTTCTCCTCAGAGGAAGACGGCAAGATTCTCGAAGAGGACTTCGGCATCCCGGTGCGGTATCTCAATACGATTCCGTCGCCGTGGGCCACCAAGCGTCTTAACGAATTCAACGGCGACATTACCAAGTTCCGTGTCGTGAAGGTGCGTCCGTCGGTGTTGCAGCAGATCGCGATTGCGAAGACGGAGCCGGGCGACGAGAACAACCAGGACATTTCGTCGCTGGTCGGTAAGGTCGACATCCGCCAGCTCGAAGAGTTTCCGCAGGACGATCCGGACGCCTACTCGTACTCCGGTGGCCTCTGCCTGGCCAACCGCGGCCTGCTCGAATTCGTCGAAATGTTCAAAGCGCCGATCAAGGTGCTCCACCCGCTGCTGACCGCTACACAGGAAGGCAACTACAAAGGCACGGAAGGGTTCGGTGCGATTCCGTTCGACGGGATCGTGCTTGCTCACTCGAACGAAGCAGAGTGGCAGAGCTTTAAGGGCAATCGCAACAACGAAGCTTTCCTCGACCGTATCTATATCGTGAAGGTGCCGTACTGCCTGCGCGTGACCGACGAGGTGAAGATTTACGAGAAGCTCGTGAAGAACAGCTCGCTTGCGAACGCCCCGCGCGCGCCGAACGTGCTCAAGATGCTTGCCCAGTTCGCGGTGCTGACGCGTCTGAAAGAGCCCGAGAATTCCAACATCTTCTCCAAGGTCCGTGTCTACGACGGTGAGAACCTCAAGGACATCGACCCGAAGGCCAAGTCGTATCAGGAGTACCGCGACTACGCCGGGGTGGACGAAGGGATGACAGGCATGTCCACGCGCTTCGCCTTCAAGGTGCTCTCGAAGGTTTTCAACTTCGATAACACGGAAGTCGCTGCGAACCCGGTGCACATGTTGTACGTGCTCGAACAACAGATCGAGCGCGAACAGTATGCGGGAGAAGTGGAGAAGCGCTATCTCGCCTATATCAAGGAATATCTGACGGCACCGTTCGTCGAGTTCATCGGCAAGGAGATTCAGACCGCGTATCTGGAGTCGTACTCGGAGTACGGTCAGAACATCTTCGATCGCTACGTGAACTTCGCGGACCTGTGGATTCAGGATCAGGAGTATCGCGATCCGAATACCGGCGAAATTCTCGACCGCACCGCGCTCAACGACGAACTGGAGAAAGTCGAAAAGCCGGCGGGGATTACCAATCCGAAGGACTTCCGCAACGAGATCGTCAACTTCGTGCTGCGCGCGCGCGCCAACAACGCGGGTAAGAATCCGCTCTGGACGAGTTACGAAAAGCTGCGCGCGGTGATCGAGAAACGCATGTTCTCGACGACCGAGGATTTGCTGCCGGTGATCTCGTTCAACGCGAAGTCGTCCAAGGAGGATCAGGAAAAGCACGCCAACTTCGTCAACCGGATGGTGGAAAAGGGCTATACCCCGAAGCAGGTTCGCCTGCTTGTGGAATGGTATCTGCGCGTGCGCAAATCCTCGTAG
- a CDS encoding metal ABC transporter ATP-binding protein — protein sequence MIGCQNLSVRFGPNVALEDVSATFAPGVLSAVVGPNGGGKTTLLRALAGLQKPTTGKIVSDAPVAYLSQRPETDHRFPMCVEEYVLTGTWRRTGDARRLGRDEFDRALDALARVGLADKRTQALESLSGGQWQRARFARLIVEDAPIVLLDEPLTGIDVPSAELLLALLDQWRNEGRTVVTVLHDLPLVLERFAHVAVMAGRLVTSGTPASCLQGGFASADGATGGAHPGLSAAGGYTAFAATPTSITSAPVTFPGGRR from the coding sequence GTGATCGGTTGCCAGAATCTCTCGGTCCGGTTCGGACCGAACGTCGCGCTGGAAGACGTGAGCGCCACGTTCGCACCCGGCGTGCTGTCTGCGGTCGTCGGCCCCAACGGCGGCGGCAAAACCACCTTGTTGCGCGCGCTCGCCGGTCTGCAAAAGCCTACGACGGGCAAGATCGTCAGCGACGCCCCGGTGGCCTATCTGTCGCAACGTCCCGAGACCGACCATCGTTTTCCGATGTGTGTTGAAGAATACGTGCTGACCGGTACGTGGCGTCGCACGGGCGACGCCCGTCGCCTCGGCCGCGACGAGTTCGACCGCGCCCTCGATGCCCTCGCCCGCGTCGGCCTCGCCGACAAGCGCACACAAGCGCTGGAATCCCTGTCCGGCGGGCAATGGCAGCGCGCTCGCTTCGCGCGCCTGATCGTCGAAGACGCACCGATCGTTTTGCTGGATGAACCGCTGACCGGCATCGATGTACCGTCGGCGGAACTGTTGCTGGCGTTGCTGGATCAATGGCGCAACGAGGGGCGCACCGTTGTGACCGTGCTCCACGATTTGCCGCTGGTGCTCGAACGCTTCGCGCACGTGGCCGTGATGGCCGGACGTCTGGTCACGTCGGGCACACCGGCGTCTTGCCTTCAGGGCGGGTTTGCGTCGGCGGACGGCGCGACTGGGGGTGCCCATCCGGGGCTTTCCGCAGCAGGCGGCTATACCGCGTTTGCCGCGACGCCGACGTCGATCACCTCTGCGCCGGTCACGTTTCCCGGAGGCCGTCGATGA
- a CDS encoding metal ABC transporter permease, giving the protein MSALLDLVVGPFAEFDFMRHALVGSLALSLGCTPVGVFLLLRRMSLMGDSLSHAVLPGAAVGYLIGGLSLPWMAGGGMIAGLLVALLAGLSSRRTRLDEGASFAGFYLLALAGGVVIVSKWGNSVDLMNLLFGSVLAVDDPSLILVAAITTVTLLWFGWHYRGLVLDSADPTFLGQGQGKSVMRYHLGFTVLTVMNLVSGFQAMGTLMAVGLMMLPAATARLVSRTLPGMLLTAWLVASASSVIGLLLSYYLACPSGPAIVLTAGVAYLGALLVSPGGAGTAKASAL; this is encoded by the coding sequence ATGAGCGCGCTGCTCGATCTCGTCGTTGGCCCGTTCGCGGAATTCGACTTCATGCGCCACGCGCTGGTCGGCAGTCTGGCCTTATCGCTGGGTTGCACGCCCGTGGGTGTATTTTTGCTGCTGCGCCGCATGAGCCTGATGGGCGACTCGCTGTCGCACGCGGTGCTGCCGGGTGCGGCGGTTGGCTATCTGATCGGTGGGCTGTCGCTGCCATGGATGGCGGGCGGTGGCATGATCGCGGGGCTGCTCGTGGCGTTGCTCGCCGGTCTGTCGAGCCGCCGTACGCGGCTGGATGAGGGTGCATCGTTCGCGGGCTTCTATTTGCTGGCGCTCGCGGGCGGTGTGGTCATCGTGTCGAAGTGGGGCAATAGCGTCGACCTGATGAACCTGCTGTTCGGGTCGGTACTGGCGGTGGACGACCCCTCGCTGATACTCGTGGCGGCCATCACGACCGTCACGCTGCTATGGTTTGGCTGGCACTATCGCGGTCTGGTGCTCGACAGTGCCGATCCGACCTTTCTCGGCCAGGGCCAGGGCAAGAGCGTGATGCGCTACCACCTGGGCTTTACCGTGCTGACGGTCATGAACCTCGTCTCCGGTTTCCAGGCGATGGGCACGCTCATGGCCGTGGGACTGATGATGCTGCCGGCGGCCACTGCCCGGCTCGTCTCCCGCACACTGCCCGGCATGCTGCTCACCGCGTGGCTGGTGGCCAGCGCGTCGAGCGTGATCGGGTTGCTGCTTTCGTACTATCTGGCTTGCCCCTCCGGGCCGGCCATCGTTTTGACGGCAGGCGTCGCCTATCTGGGCGCGCTGCTAGTTTCGCCTGGCGGTGCCGGCACGGCCAAGGCGTCTGCGCTTTAA
- a CDS encoding metal ABC transporter substrate-binding protein translates to MFGLGLGGSNASRSKSSLGAGPFAVFAVVFALFLAFASPARAQDTRLPVSASFSILSDIVKAVGGDRVDVTTLVGPDQDTHTYEPTPADVAKLSGTKLFFVNGLGFEGWLPRLMKSSHYPGELVTVTKGLKARTMVDDGKTVTDPHMFQDPERVKTMADNIAAALSKADPAGANYYADRARNYRGALDDLIVWANKQLAPIPPSRRVVLTSHDAFGYLGQRFGIKFLAPEGVSTESEASAKDVANLIRVIRRTGIKAVFMENISNPRLVQRIAHDAKVTVDGKLYSDALSKNPEATTYLQLFQYNIRALAAAMKDNR, encoded by the coding sequence ATGTTTGGATTGGGTCTTGGGGGCAGCAACGCGTCACGCAGCAAATCATCGCTCGGCGCGGGTCCCTTTGCAGTTTTCGCTGTAGTTTTTGCGCTTTTCCTCGCCTTCGCCAGCCCGGCGCGTGCGCAGGACACACGCCTGCCCGTCAGTGCCAGCTTCAGCATCCTGTCCGACATCGTGAAAGCCGTCGGCGGCGACCGCGTGGACGTCACCACGCTCGTCGGCCCCGATCAGGACACGCACACCTATGAGCCGACCCCGGCGGACGTCGCCAAACTCTCGGGCACCAAGCTGTTCTTCGTGAACGGTCTGGGCTTCGAAGGCTGGCTGCCCCGCCTGATGAAGTCGAGCCACTACCCCGGCGAGCTGGTCACGGTCACGAAGGGTCTCAAAGCCCGAACGATGGTCGACGACGGCAAGACGGTGACCGATCCGCATATGTTTCAGGATCCCGAGCGCGTGAAGACGATGGCGGACAACATCGCCGCCGCCCTCTCGAAGGCCGACCCGGCAGGCGCGAATTACTATGCGGATCGCGCCAGGAACTATCGCGGCGCGCTCGACGACCTGATCGTCTGGGCCAACAAGCAACTGGCCCCGATTCCGCCGTCGCGCCGCGTGGTGCTGACCTCGCATGACGCCTTCGGCTATCTCGGCCAGCGTTTCGGCATCAAGTTCCTCGCCCCGGAAGGCGTGTCGACGGAAAGCGAAGCCAGCGCCAAGGACGTCGCCAACCTGATCCGCGTGATCCGCCGCACGGGCATCAAGGCCGTCTTCATGGAAAACATCTCCAATCCGCGTCTGGTGCAACGCATTGCGCACGACGCGAAGGTGACCGTGGACGGCAAGCTGTACTCCGACGCCCTGTCGAAGAACCCGGAAGCGACGACCTACCTTCAGTTGTTCCAGTACAACATCCGGGCGCTCGCCGCGGCGATGAAGGACAACCGGTAA